The nucleotide window ACCACTCGGGGTCACTTCAGTGAGAGGCCCCAGTCTCATCCATCAGCAGAGAAGCTGCATGTGTAGGGAATGTCCAGACAGGCACTGAGAAGGGCTGGCGGCATCTCCAAAGCGGCTGCAGATGGGAAGTTTCTGTTCACTGGTGGGAAATTCACACTCAGAGccaattttttttccccacctcgGATAGGGTGAGGTTAACTTGAATGGGGCAGGAATCCGGGAGCCAAGCCAGAGCCTTTCGCAGGATGAGTCTCAATCTGGATTTTGCTTTAGCCCAGCAGATATTGGTGCAGCTGGATGCTCCCCATTCCCCACTTCCCTTTCAGATTCTTCAGATGGAGAAGAAGGTCACGAGCCAGAGACAGATCTTCTTGAAGACACAAGAGGCCAATAACCCCCGGAAGCTGCAGAAACAGATTCACATTCTGGAGAACAGACTGAACATGGTAAGTGAGGGACTGTTCTCTGAAGCCTCaacactccccccacccccagatgaCCTCCACCCCaatccccaccccatccccacttCTCTTCTTACCCCCACCCCATCGCCTCACCCAACCCCTGTCCCCTCGGCCCCACCCCTACTCCTCTGTGCTCCCAGAAGTGAAGCTATCAGCAGAACACACACTTGCTTGGTGCttgggagagagtgggcagagggTACACCTCACCCCCTCACCCCGTCCCGGGCCCCAGCATGTCCCCAAGGCCGCCAGGCAGATCTAGACACCCCACCTCCCCTGGAAGGTGGCGGTCAGGCCCGTCGGCACCATCGTCTCTTATGCACCCTTAGGCACATGCACGCATGACCTCATCATGGGAAAAGCCATGTTTTCTCATCAGCCTCAGTTTGCAGTACCGGTTACTGTAAGCGTCCCCAGTTTCGGGGTGCCTTAACATGGAGTTGAGAATGTCACCCTGCACGGCTACCctcctgcctctggttcctgggTGATAGGATTACGCGTGCCACCATGCCAACTgcgtttacttatttattttccttttcctttccttctttttcccctcctccctccctccctccctttcctccctctatctTTCATTCTTTCTGGGTCTACAatagtgcaggctggcctggaattcattctgtgaCTGAAGCCGGACTTGAACTTccaatcctcctccctccacctacTGAGTGCTGGCCTCAGAGCTGTGCGCCACCGCCACCCAGctggtttattttaaatttctttaggaGCTTTCTATACTCCCATGAATAGTGTAGCCAATATCACTTTAAAAAGGTAAAGTTTTTAAAAGCTAAGAtctattttttttcagatgtagCGGGAAAGAGGGAAatggggacaaaaaaaaaaaatgtccacacCCTGTCACGTTGATCGCATTACCAGCACGTGGTTCCCACCATGAAGTACTTTAAGATAAATGACAccttaaaaaaatagtttacttatttctatgtgcattggtgttttgattacatgtgagggcatcagattccctggaacaggagtttcagacagttgtgagctgccatgtgggtgctggggatttgaacctaggtcctctggaagagcagccagtgctcttaattgcaagccatctctccaggtccctaAATGATGTATCTTAATTAAGGTAATTAAGGGAAGGCATCCAGATGTTTTACCTCAAAATCCTTCTGTTTCAGCtcttaaaattaaacattttctttcataacTATAACACCGGAATCATACCTTACAAAATGAACATTTTGTTAGTGTTTCTCAGAACCTGATCAGTGTCGGTATTTTTCTGAACAGACTCTAGATGTCTTTTAAAGGTTGATATGATCAAGACTCCTGGAGTTTTTGGAATTCTCATATCTCCTCAATTTAGACTTAGCTGGTTTTAATGGGGAAAGACTTTGTCTCCAAAGAGATAAAGGAGACAGCACCACCATTACTATGATGATGGGGGGGGAGGCTGGGAGCTGCTGGCACTCAGTGGGCAGCAGCAGTGCCCTGATGTCCTCCCTGGCATCTGGGTATGAGAGCCTGTTTAAAGCATAGCCTCCCCACAGGTCACTGTCCACTTTGACACGATGCTGACCTCTAACGCCCAACTCCGGAAGGATATTGAGGATCTTCTCTTTGAGAAGGCCGCCTACGACCACGTTTACCAGCAACTTCAGCGGCGTCTGCAGATACAGAAGAAGACCATGACTGTAGCCATCGAGGAGTCTACCCAGGCCTACGAGCAGAGGTGTGTGGGGAGGTCCAGCTCCCAGCTCAGCACCCATTTGCTTCTCTggaatgccagggccataactcACAGTAGTAGCAACCCTGGGCAGTAACCATGTACCTAGCAGGGCTTAGACACCCATCATTCTCCTTACAGCTTGAGGCCAAATAGGGAGCCCATGCAGCACAGTGCAGATGGAGccactgggactttagttttctgtcccatgcatggtccctggtcctGGTCTGGGTTGTCTTTCTCCATCAAATCTTTTCTGGCACAAAATGAGGTTGTGAAGAGAACAGGCCTTAGAGTCAGATGTATCTGGGGCCGACTCCTCCTTTCATCACTTCTGCATTGTTGTAGGATCCATGTGGGTGGGAGAGAGCAGAAAGTAATCCATGCATGCAAGGGACAGGTGGTGATGAGGCTGATGGGGATGATGATGGCAacaatggtggtgatgatgatggtggtgataatGGTAGAAatggtgataatgatgatgatggtggtggtagtggtagtgatgatgatgttgatgataaTGGTAGAAatggtgataatgatgatgatgggggtagtggtgatgatggtggtgttgATTgtgttagtggtggtggtggtggtgatgatggtggaaatagtggtgatgatggtggtgataatggtggaaatggtggtgatggtaatgatggtggtgatgatggtggtggtggtgatggtggtggaaatggtggtgatggtaatgatggtggtgatgatggtggtggtggtgatggtggtggaaatggtggtgatggtaatgatggtggtgatgatggtggtggtggtgatggtggtggaaatggtggtgatggtaatgatggtggtgatgatggtggtggtggtgatgatggtggaaATGGTGGTGATGATGCTGGTGGCGATTATGTTAGTGCTGATGATGGGACAGCTGCTGCTGCTAAGAGTAAAAAGGGTGACAGGAAAACCACTTCCTCAGATGGTCTAGACTCTCAGCTCTGGTAGAgtcctgaatttggttcccaccatcagaaaaaaaaatgcaaaaaactACAAAGAGACCCTGGTGGGCACTGGGCAGGCATGCAGTCCTCTGGAGTggcaggagaagaaggagaggaagaggagtgaAGAGCCCTGGCCGTTAAGCCCCCCTCCGTCTGCCCACAGGGTGGAAGCCATGGCCCGGATGGCGGCCATGAAAGATCGGCAGCAGAAAGATATCTCTCAGTACAACCTGGAGATCCGGGAGCTGGAACGTTTGTACGCGCATGAGACTAAGCTCAAGTCCTTCCTGCTTGTCAAGCTCAACGACCGTAGCGAATTTGAGGAGCAGTCCAAGAAAGCAGAAGGTACAAACCACAGCCTCCCCCTGCCCcacctcagtctctctctctcaggagtGATGACAAGCAGAGCCAATAAAAACACAGCACATCTGGTTCAACTTAAACTTCAGGTTAACCATGAAAatgcctttgtttttttgagataggatttctctgtgcaacagatctggctgtcctggaactgtctttgtagaccagacaaaggtctgcctgcctctgcctcctgagtgctggaattaaaggcacccCCACCCCGTGATGAACACACTTTTAGGTGAAGTATGTGCTATGCTGTGTTTGGGATACCTCTCTGCTGAGGGTCCTTTCTTAGCTTCAGTGAGGACATAGTTTGGAAGTGCGGTTGTGATTTGCAAGTAACTGCTTGTGCGTTTGTTTGCCAGCTGCAACCCGCAAATGTCTTTTCACCCTGACCCTCTGTCTGCAGTTTAGGGGAGACTGGAGGGCTCAGGGGTCAATTTGATGGCTTGGGGGTCTTGTCAGGACTCAGCACGCAGTGACCCTCCTAGCTGGGATGTACTATGTGAAACGGTAAAAGAGCAAAATGATCAAAGGGAAGAAAACACAAGGGTGACAAGGGGACGCTGCGCAGGTGTGTTCAATCATCATGTTTCTAGCTGTTAGCGGCTGTGCAGTGTTCACGCTGAGTATGCACGTCCTGAACCACGCCCATTCCCTCATATGcattctgcccctcccccactgtctTTTCCTACCCTCTCGATTGATGCTAGAAGTGTTTCTGAGAAATCTCGTGTATGTCTCACcctataaaataaatcaaaagccacagagattttctttcctttttttcttccttcctttttttttcaaccttTTGGGCCTTTTTTCATCCATCCATGCACCCCTCTTGCCCAATCAACCATTCAGTCATCCATCCTTCCACCCATCAACCTCCTGTCCATTTACTGTCCAGCTAGTGCAGGAATAGGTGCCCTCAGGAGAGCACCAAGAAGCAGCTTTCTTACCGTACCCCAGCTCTCGAAGAGGGTCCTGCCTTCCAGAGTGGACAGATGGCCAAGCCAAGGTCCACAGCAACTAAATGAAAGGTTCAATTCCAAGTTATATCCATTGATCTCCTAGGCTACCCCCTCCTTGTCTTGGGACGCATacatgtgcatgttcatgtgtgaatATGTGCACAGGTACCTGTAAGCATGTAGAGACTAGAGGATAATCGTGGAGTCATTTCTCAGTTATCGTCAtcaccttcctccccctcctcttcttccagggTGTGCCTCTTGTTGCCCTGGAACTTTGTACAAACCCCAGGGCGACCATGTTTATGCCTCCTCAGTCCTGGGGCCCACTTCtcagtcttgttttgtttttgagaccaggtttctctgtgtagccctggctatcctggaactcactctgtagccttgaattcacagagatccacctgcctcggcctcctgagtgctgggattaaagacgtgtaccACCATGCTGGGAGAGGGTCTCGCGTTTGTATAGCAGGCAACTCACCCACTTTCGCAGCCCCCCATCAGCTCTTTCTGACGTGGGTCCCAGGCAAAATGGCCTCGCCTCCCGGCAGGCTTTCCCTCCCCCGCCGTGTGAAAAGGAGCAGAGTCCCTCTCCACACCGCcctgctcttccttcctcccacccgACTCCAGTTGTCAAGTCCAAGAAGCTCGGGAAGAAGAGCAAGGGCGAGAGCTTCGAGAGCTACGAGGTGGCGCACCTGAGGCTGCTGAAGCTGGCGGAGAAAGGGGACCTGAACCAGCTCACCAAGGACTTCCTGGCCAAGGAGGAGAAGAACTTCGCCCGCTTCACCTACGTCACCGAGCTCAACAATGACATGGAGACCATGCACAAGAAGACCCAGCGGATCCAGGTGCATGGCCTGCTGCCCGCCCCAGACGGCCTTCCCCGGGTGGTCCCTGATACGTCTgcctgcgtagccttggctgtcctggactcactctgtagaccaggatggcttcgaactcacagagatccacctgcctctgcctcccaagtgctgggatcccagcttCGGAAGGCACTTTTGGAagtggttttgttttatgtgtatggatgttttgcctgcattgtaTTTCTATGTgtcatgtgcctgtgtgtgtagtgcccacagaggccagaagagggcatcagatccctcggagctggaattccaggtggttgtgagctgccctgtgggaatcaaatctggttctctgcaacagcagccagtgttcttaacctctgggccatctccccagttccTCCACCTTGTCGTCTGAGACAAAATCTGTCAATGGGGTATGGAGCGGTTCTCCTCCTCCTTGGGGGCTGTTGGCCACCAGCCCAcgaaggcaggaggagcagaaggagagatATAGGGCTTAGATAGTTCAAGTTTAATTCGGGAGGACAGAGGCTCTATACCCCTCGGGGAGTGGGTGGGACCCCCAGGATGGTGTACATAATTGGCTGGAACTAGGcatttcaaggatgcttgatttgcactAAACAGCACGATCCTATCATATGAACGGGGAACACAGTACCTCATTGTCCTataggcacagggaggggagagctagctgGGCGATGTGTGTCAAAGGCCATAcatcaaatgtggttaggggcatctgtgtctaaagacactctcccgatgaagtcaggcagagagcaggaggccctgtggggagagggagtcctgcaccttaagCTGGGCTCAGAATAGCTATCCAGACTGGGAGggctgcaacctcaaacagcagggtccttccaacaTGGAACTGTTGAGTTATGCCATCTAGATagacagcaagccccagggaccaTCCTGTCTCCCCTTAGGGAGACATACTGGGGGTTACAAGTATATGCTATCACGGCCAGatttttttacatgggttctgggaatcgaactcagacCCTGCCACCTTGGATGACCAAAGGCTTCAGAGTGGAAGGGAAATGGTTAATGCTCATCCTGGATAGGCCTGGTGCCCATCAGCATGGGTCTGACAAGCCCTGAAGAAGAGAAATCTGGCCACCTTTACAGAATCTGTTACTCCCAGCCCTCACCTGGCTCCTGGGCCTCCTCTGTCCCCCCCATGCTAACACCCTCTGGAACACTGTCCAGGAGTCGTGTTTGGGGGGCAGCTTCCCACTTGTAGGGTATGAGGAGTTCGGAGCCTATCAGGACCCCTCTTCTTGTTTAAGGTTAACTGGCCTGTTACTTCCCAGTTCTCCCGACTCCAACCCCGTCTCGCTGCAGGAGCGCTGAGGTCACTGATGTGGGCCACCACAGCCAACTTTGCATGGGTTgttgggattcaaactcaggtcctcacagttCCATAGCAGGGAGGAGCTTAGTGACTCTTGGGACTGTCCTCCTCCTGCCAGGACGGCTACCCTGAAGCCTGGCCTGCCTTCTTGCTTTGCtgtgggattttttgttttcgagacagggtttctctgtgtatccctggctgtcctggactcattctataaaacaggctggcctcaaactcagagatccgtctgtctctgcctccccgagtgttgggattacaggcacacaccaccaggCCTGGATGGCTGCtgtgtgttttttgagacaatgccTCACTCCATAGCCCAGGATGgaacttacagcaatcctcctgcctcagcttggtgattgctgagatttcaggcatgAGTCACCAGGAAGCGTCTCTGCTCAAACTAggattcagatttttttttttttcaatgaagtttattcaggaaccttgaacaatcatctgaccctggggaaagccagcccacagcttaaatagcctctgggtagccaaccccagcatgccacgtgggcaggattcagatttttaaaagagtttttttttctcattgcacACCCAGTTCACCCCTACCTGAGGACAGGGTCACAGGCCCATACTCTCTCCTTAAGACTTGTTCAGTAACTGTAGGCATCTAAAAAGCAGAGCGTTCCACATTTGTGTAAGCCACTGTGGACCCGGAGTACACAGCCAGTGCCCCCTGCTGGTCACCTGCAGCATTACAGGAAAGTCTTTGTGGTCCAGGCTGTTCTGGCAGGGAGTACATCCCTAGTCCCTGCGGATGCAGATTCAGATGAACGTGAGGAGCTAGTGCTGCCCGTGGCTGAATAGGAAATGTCCACAACGCACTTGTCCTTTGAGGGCTTGGGGTAAGATAGACCTGCCCTCTGttggcctcagtttccacagCTGTACtgtaattctgttttgtttgtaatCTTGGTGTACTTTGAACTCTATTTTATTTAGGTTTCATatacctctttctcccttctccaccccagtcccttccaataGTCCCTTCTCCTgcactgggtaggagagaaaagaagttaatggggagagggggtgaaGGTTTCTTAGCTACtacctgctggttagggtcattggatTCCTTGTGGAAGTCCAATCTtcctttcaggatatctccagctTCTTCTCATCAAAgcgcatcaacagcaaccaggagcagcggGTGGGGGAGCAGCCGCTGCCTCCTTTCTCAGAGCCCCCCAACACTCTCTGTGGGCCCTGGCATGGATTCCCTCTCCAGACTGTTCAGATGTAGACTGTCTGCAGCCCCTCTCAGATCCTGCAccaggcaaatagtctgctgctgtggccaTGCTGAGTCAGCCCCATACCCTACACCTGGGGCCagaacaaaaccatgtttacatcTGCAGCACTGTAATTTAGAGTTTGGAGCCCAAGTGTCTGTTGGGGAATTTCTGTACCCCGGACTGCAGATGTCCAGGCCTGCCCCGCACCCCTGCCTCTGAAGATGGCCTGGTAATCAGCATTTAGCCATTTGGGTGGCCCTCCCCCGCCCTTTGAATTCACCCTCAGGGGGCAAGCTGTCACCTCTCTGCAAGGCTGTGTCCTCACTGGCTCCTTGTGCCGGACTCATCCATTATCTCCCTGTGAGATGACACGTGAGGATGGGGAGTGCTGCCCTGGGCTTGGACTCACGGCACTGGCCACAAAGGCTGGGTCTCTGGGCCCACTCCAGACCTGGCCCATGGGATGAGCCCAGCCTTCTGAGCTAGCGACCAAGACTCCTGGATGAGTCTCGGGGACCCAGGGCCAGCACGGCAGCCACCAGTCACACGTGGCTGTTTACATTCCTTACGTTGTAATTCCACAGAAACCCCAGCTTCCCAGTGGCTGGGGCCGTCTTTCAGGTCCTCAGCACCCACGTGTTGCTGCTGGCTATGGAATTAGTGTGAGGAGAATTGAAGGATGGTGATGGTTGCCCTGTTCTAGATGGTTCTAAACCTGTGGGCCGTGACCCTCTCACGGGGTCGCCTAACACCATCGGAAACAGATTTCTGTTACCACTCacaacaggagcaaaattacagttatgaaatggcaacaaaaataatgttatggttagTGGGGCCACcgccacatgaggaactgtattaaagggtcgtagtgttaggaaggttgagaaccgctgctctaggtAGTTCTAGGTGattctcggggggggggggatgaggaAAGAAACTCCCAGGGAACAGGACGGGTAGGAGGCGGCTCCCTGGAGTTGGGCTAGCTTCAGTGGGGTGGGGCATCTTCCGTTTTTTCCCTCACAGCTCCCCTTCTGTCCTGAGCAGGATGACATCATCAACCTGAGGTCCCAGCAGCAGTCCTCCCACGAAGGTACCCGGAGCTTCCTGAGACAGATGGAGGTGAGCTGGGCGCAGAGGGAGGGACGGGGGCCGCCTGCAGCTGCCCCTCACCTGTCGGGTGGCCTGCCCAGACACCACTGTGCAACCTTGTCCCTGAGGCCTGCTTATTATAAAGACGAGGCCCTTTCCAGGAGGGCGAACCCAAGCCCTGGGGCTGCAGTTCCATCCTGACACttctctgccttggtttctccTTTTGTGTCTGCCTTGGCCCAGCTCCACTGCTTCCCACAAGACGACTGTAGACCAACCTCCTACAcgctctccttccttttctcccgcTCCCTTTCCCTCTGTGCTCAGAATCAAGCCTAGGAGCCTCCAGGGTGCTAGGTGTGTAccccaccactgagccacagcccacACCCCACATGGCAATGCTACCCGGGCTAGGCGCTAGGCAGCAGAccccagggtctctctgtgtagccccggctgtcctggaactctctctgtagagcaggctggcctcagactcccggaaatctgcctgcctctgctgcccaagcactgggattaaaggtgtgtgccactgtcctCCCCATTCTCCCCCCACTCCCTGAACAGGTTCTCACTGGGCAGCCCAAGTGGTCTGGAATTCACGGTGTAGACACGGCTGGCCTTAAatgcacagagatcctcctgcctttgcctccccagtgctgggattgaaggcttgttccagcccctcccccactggtACCCTGGgagctcattttgttttgttctgttaaaTAAGCAGAATATGGGCACATccagggtgggagggtgggaatcattgtgatgtcatatgccACCTATGGTACATGACCTTGGTGTGTGGCTTCCATGCCAATGAGGCCTAGTGGCAGCAATATAGCAGCCCTGGACCCAGACACTAGgaagaaggtgagggagggtCGACACAGCCACACTGGCTGAGTCAGGAAGCCCCATCTGCTTCTTGGGACACTTGGAAAGTGACTTGTCTGGTCACACTGCCACCCCAGAGCCAACAGGTTCTGTCATGACAGTGTCAGGAGAATGAACAGCAAACGCTGGGCAAAGATGAATGCAGCTTTGCTGGCTGGGCTTggagtgcatgcctgtgatctccatactcaggaggctgaagcaggaggatccaggcctcaaggctagcctgggctactccTGTTCAAACTGGTGGTCCCTGTCCCTGAGCCAGGTCTTTTATTTGTTCCTTGGGACTCATTTCTACCCTGCATCTTGACCTAGGCTAGTGGTGCCATTCTCATCTTGACCACCAGGGGGCAGCAAAGCTCAGGCTAACAAAGAGCTGACGGCGCTCAGAGCCGTGGAAGGGTTGGGGTGCCCATGCGATTCAAGGTGGTCCCCAGCCTAAGTCCCACACCCTCCTCTTGGGGCCACCTAGAACCCCAGACTCTTCCCTGGGGTTTTGACTAGCAGGCCCTTCATCAGGTCtcctgtctggctctgtgtttccGATGTTTCCTGTCTTCATGGAGTGATGGTGGCAGCCAGGGCCCTGTGGAGGGTGCAGGGGAGCCAGAGGAGGGGGTGTCCTCTCCCAATGCAGATACCCCAAGCTGGAGAACCCATCCAGGAGCCGTGGGCTCTCAGATGTATCCACCCTGCTGAAGGCTGTCTCCACCTGTCCCCTCAGAACCCTCCCACCCCTgactcttctcctccctccccaggaGCCCTGGTTAGCACTCAGAGCAAGCACTCGTTTTTAAGAGCGGGTCTCGTGTACCCGAGgctgtcctcctgcccctcctgcccccacccGCAGAGAGCCAGGATTAGAGGCGTGCAGGCCATACTGGGTTTGTGCAAACTCTCTGCTCATGGAGCCACATCCTTagctctctgtttttttttctcaattttgtTTGATGACGACAGGAAGCGCATTCCTTTGCTGGCATACCTTCTGGGGTTTGCAAACCTGTCTGGGGTCCCCCAGTCACCTGAACAGAGAGTCCTCAGCCTCAGGCCGGACCTGGTGTCTGTCTGCCCCCCaggagaaactgaagaagacCACTGAGGAGGCAGATATTTTTGAGAACAAATACAAGGAGATTAGCAAGATCCTGGACCATCTCAAGAGCTCGGTGGAGAAGCTGTTTAAGAAGACCAACTGTGACGCCACGGAGATCCTGGTGAAGCTGGGTGAGACCGGGAAGATCACAGACATCAACCTCCAGCAGTACTTTGGTGAGCTGAGCTGGGGCCCGCCAGCTCTCCAGAGCTTTTCCCAGCGCGTTGTGTGGCCCGGTACAGGGGCTCTTGCTTTGGCTGCCAGTGAGCGCAGCCGTGGTGCGGCCTGCCCGGGTTCACATCCCGATTGTTCGCTTACTAGCTGTGTGACGCTGGCCACATTCCCGGCCCTCTCTGTGCTTGGGTTCTTCCACCTCTGAGGTGAGGGTGAACTCAGGAGCTACCTCGTTGGCTTGTGGGGGGATCAAATATGGGGTAGTTGGTGATAATGCGGGAGAGGGATTTGGGGAAATTCAATTCCCTTAATAAAAACCAACTAGAAGAGAGCTCtcttacacatatacacagacactaTACATCTACATGcactctttctcacacacacttacatggatgcatgtagacacacatgcacacaaggcACCCACAGAAACCctgtacacattcacacacacacacacacacacacacacacacacacacacgctccgtATTTGAGCCTCATGTTTTCTCTAAGATTAGGAAGCAGGCGAGGAGGGCTCCCACCGAGCTCATCTAGACCTGTGTTTCTAGTAAGCCTTGCCAAGGCAATAAGGCAAGAAAAGGATCCTTGCCGTGGGGCCTGGCGGGTCGTGCATGCTTATTAAACTGTCTTTTGCATTTCTGGGTTGGGCTTCCGCTTCCGGGTATAGAGTGGACGTGGCCCCCCAGATCCTGGCAGCTTGGCATGAATGGCGCCCACCATTCTTAGAATTTAACccgcaggggctggagagatgcccagTGGTTAAGGGtgtacactgctcttgcagaggagccaagtttgaatcccagcacccataccaGGCACCCTGGGCAGAAGGAATGGCCTAAACGAAGGCCTAAAGGTCAGGCTACCCCTGGCTTTTAAGTTATAGCGAACACTAGTGTGGGGCTTCTCACTGTTAGCACCAAGAGAACCTTTTTTTGGACTCTGCTTTAAGAAACTGTCACGCGTGGTGGTACTCTGAACGCCTTAGACCTACTGTGTGGTCCCCTGAGCAGCTCTGCTTATGTGCCTTGAAGGGTTGCGAGGTCGGATTCTCCCAGCCGGCGGCCAGGAGAAAGCCTGGGAACACCAGCTCCTCCCATCCCTCCCGCCACAGCAGCCGCCGCCCCCAGGCCTGCCGCTGCCACCTGCCTCCTGAACCTGTTGTCTTCCAGCTATCATAGAAAAGAAGACCAACGACCTGCTGATCCTGGAGTCCTTCCGGCGCATGCAGGATGCCGAGAGCCCTGATGTGGACCTCCCACAGCCCTTTGTCAACCCCTTCTGGGGCGGCTCTGCCCTCCTCAAGCCCCCGGAGCCCGCAAGGGTCGTGCCGCCTGTGTTCGGGACGGCGGACTCCTTCAGTGAGAAATTTGAAGAGGGTGAGTTCTTGCTCCCTGACACCCAGGCAGGCCACTGGGTGGAGTATTTCAGGGAGCCCGGGTCCCTGCAGGGTGGCCAAGCCGCCACCACCCTCGTAACTCCCATGAGTAATCACCAAACTTCAGCTACTTGTCAGAAAACACAGGCGGGAAAGAGATGGTTGTGGAAAACCTGAGGGGCCAGGGGCGAAGTGGGCTCCCATCCACTGTGGCCCCAAATCAGAAACAAGCAAAGGGctcaacacacatgtgcacacggcacacacacatactcaaacacacaaactcactcATATGTACTCACACACctacaccctcacacacacataaacatgcactCACAATTTACTCAAAAACAcgcacactctcacacatactCATACGCACTTGTACACATTCATAAgcatacattctctctctctctctctctctctttcacatacacacacacacacacacacacacacacacacacacacacacacacccctctacaTCCAGGAGTGCTATACAGCCACTGAAATGAATGTCTGCCTGGGTAGCAATGGCTTGGCAATCAGACAGTTTCGTCTGTGGTTATGAAACCGGCAGTGTCTCCCACCCTTGACCGGGGGTTCCCTAGGGGAGCTCTGAAGGGCTTTTCACCCATGCCCAGCCCAGCATGGCGGAGTGACCTTTCCCTGGGAAGGCTGTGAGCTGGGCACCGAACTCCCAGTCCCTCACAGAGCTCTGTCCTGCTGCAGTGGACCATCCTTTGGACCACAGTACTCTCCGGCAGCTGGTCTTAGAGAACTACCTCCA belongs to Meriones unguiculatus strain TT.TT164.6M chromosome 4, Bangor_MerUng_6.1, whole genome shotgun sequence and includes:
- the Ccdc63 gene encoding coiled-coil domain-containing protein 63; translated protein: MVESRKSVNYRNHRIISNQYKEIENLKAEQAEITLLLSLIRSPKNMDLNQKNFMELRLLLQTKGEYEALIRSMKALLEELDGKILQMEKKVTSQRQIFLKTQEANNPRKLQKQIHILENRLNMVTVHFDTMLTSNAQLRKDIEDLLFEKAAYDHVYQQLQRRLQIQKKTMTVAIEESTQAYEQRVEAMARMAAMKDRQQKDISQYNLEIRELERLYAHETKLKSFLLVKLNDRSEFEEQSKKAEVVKSKKLGKKSKGESFESYEVAHLRLLKLAEKGDLNQLTKDFLAKEEKNFARFTYVTELNNDMETMHKKTQRIQDDIINLRSQQQSSHEGTRSFLRQMEEKLKKTTEEADIFENKYKEISKILDHLKSSVEKLFKKTNCDATEILVKLGETGKITDINLQQYFAIIEKKTNDLLILESFRRMQDAESPDVDLPQPFVNPFWGGSALLKPPEPARVVPPVFGTADSFSEKFEEVDHPLDHSTLRQLVLENYLQKERAKDPQDSILEKGDELRLKKKMIG